The genomic region TCGAGGTCGCCAGAGTGCTCGGGGTGAGCGAGCTGACGAGCCAACAGCGGCTCGTCGCAGGCATGCTCGCCCCGGAGCGGCTGTTGGACATCGTCCGGCACTTCACGCTGTTCATGCCGGCGCAGGCCGGCCGGAGAGTGAAGATCGTCGCTCGCTACCAGCAGTACCGGGCTGTCCAGCGCACAATCCACCGTCTGATCACCGGCAAGACCCGGGTGGTGGACGCCGAGTTCGACCGGCGTGGCGGGATCATCTGGCACACGCAAGGCTCGGGTAAGTCGCTGACCATGGTGTTCCTGATCCGGGCCATGCGGACGCATCCCGATCTCGTCAGTTTCAAGGTCGTGGTGGTCACCGACCGGAAGGATCTCCAGGCGCAGCTTGCGAAGACCGCCGAGCTAACCGGGGAGACACCCCGGACGGCGAGGAAGGTCGAGCAGGTTCGCTCGTTGCTGTCTGTTCCGGGCAAGGCGCTGCTCTTCGCGATGATCCAGAAGTATCGGAACCCGGACGCGGCGAAGGACGCCCCGCTGGAGGTGAAGTCACTCGGGGTGCTGGACCCGTCCGAGGGCGTGGTCGTGCTCGTGGACGAGGCGCACCGCTCGCACAGCAGCACGCTGCACGCCGTGCTGTTGGACGCGTTGCCGAATGCGGCAAGGATCGGGTTCACCGGGACGCCGATTATCATGGGGAGACGGAAACGTACCCATGCGATCTTCGGCCCGTATCTAGACCGGTACACCATCGGCGAGTCCGAGGCTGACGGTGCGACCGTACCGATCCGCTACGAGGGCCGTACGACGAAAAGCGACGTTCAGGACGCGGCGGATCTCGACGAGCTGTTCGAGGACATGTTTCCCGACCTCACCGACACGCAGCTGGCGAAGATCCGACGCCGATGGGGAGCGACCGGCAACGTTCTCGAAGCGGAGAAGATGATCGCGGCGAAGGCCCGCGACATGCTCCGCCACTACGTCGACACCGCGCTGCCCGGCGGATTCAAAGCGCAGGTCGTCGCGACCAGTCGGCTCGCCGCGGTGCGCTACCGCGAAGCGCTGTTGGCCGCCCGCGATGAGATGGTTGCCCGACTCGATGCGCTGCCCGCCGAGTTGCGCACGGCCGAGGCCGCGGACCGGGCCGCCTCCGCCGAGGGCATCCCCGGCCTCGGGCGCGCCCGGCTGCGCGACGTGCGGGCCTGGCCGTACCGCGACCTGATCGCCCGGCTCGACTTCGTCCCGGTCATCTCCGGCGAGCAGAACGAGAAGGACTGGCGCGACTGGACCGACGAGGCCCGGCAGAAGATCGTGATCGAGGAGTTCAAGAAGCCGCTGCCCGCGCCCGACGATCCGACCCCGGACCCGGCCACGACCAGCACGGTCGCCTTCCTGCTGGTCAAGTCGATGCTGCTGACCGGCTTCGACGCGGCCGTGGACCAGGTTATCTACCTCGACCGGCGGATCAAGGAAGCCGAGTTGCTCCAGGCCATCGCTCGGGTGAACCGCACCGCGCGGGGCAAGGCCAACGGCTACGTCGTCGACTACTTCGGCGTTGCCAAGCATCTGCACGCCGCGCTGGAGGCGTATGCGGCTGAGGACGTCGACGGGGCGCTGGCAAGCATCACCGACGAGCTCCCGCTGCTGGCCGACCGGCACGCCCGGGTCCGCGCGCTGTTCACCGACCGCGGCCAGGAGCGCTTCCACACCCCGGCTGATCAGGAAGGCTGCGTCCAACTGCTGGCCGACGACGCGCTGCGGGCCGCGTTCCAGGTCGCCTACCGGGCACTGACCCGCAGTCTGGAGACGGTCCTGCCACGGCAGGAGGCACTGCCCTATGTCGCCGACACGAAGGCGTTCGGGGTGATCGGCCTGCTCGCGCGGCGACGCTACGACCGCGACGACGCCGACTTCGACGTCTCCGTCTACGGCGAGAAGGTACGCCGCCTGATCGACAACCACATCGTCGCGCTCGGCATCAGCCAGAAGATCCCACCGGTGTCGCTCACCGACGCCCAGTTCGACGAGAAGGTCGGCGGACTGACGTCGAAGCGGGCGAAAGCGTCGGAGATGGAGCACGCCCTACGCCACCACATCAGCGGCATGCTCGACGCCGACCCGGTTCGCGCGCGCACTCTGTCCCAGCAGCTGTCCGAGATCCTCGACCGGCTCCGTGACCAGTGGGACCAGCTCGCCCTCGAACTCGGCGACCTGATCGACAAAGCACGTGCCGGGCGGACCGCTGCCGAGAATCCCGACGACGCGCCTGACGGTGTCCAGCTGACTCCGATCGAACGTCTCTTCTTCGACGTTCTACGCGCGGAACGGGTCGCCGAGGGCAAGGAGATGACACCGGTCGCCGTCGAGGCCGTCGCCGAGCTGGTCACCTTCATTGTCGATCATCTGCGTAGG from Frankia alni ACN14a harbors:
- a CDS encoding type I restriction endonuclease subunit R — encoded protein: MTGGAEFELVERPFVEQLCGLGWAHLAGSKHDPMASGRTSFSEVLVEGRLRAALQRINPGPDGGPWLDDGRLAQAVAALTRPKATKLVEINEELTEALLLGVPVEGIPEVDGSRNRRVRFIDWDTPSNNDFLVVNQFRVDIPGSQGRRYIEPDLVLFVNGIPLVVVEAKSPTTSSPMAKAIRQLARYADQRGAVSREGNERLFHTNQVVVATSWDVAKVGTFTSDPDHFAEWKTTEPAPEVEVARVLGVSELTSQQRLVAGMLAPERLLDIVRHFTLFMPAQAGRRVKIVARYQQYRAVQRTIHRLITGKTRVVDAEFDRRGGIIWHTQGSGKSLTMVFLIRAMRTHPDLVSFKVVVVTDRKDLQAQLAKTAELTGETPRTARKVEQVRSLLSVPGKALLFAMIQKYRNPDAAKDAPLEVKSLGVLDPSEGVVVLVDEAHRSHSSTLHAVLLDALPNAARIGFTGTPIIMGRRKRTHAIFGPYLDRYTIGESEADGATVPIRYEGRTTKSDVQDAADLDELFEDMFPDLTDTQLAKIRRRWGATGNVLEAEKMIAAKARDMLRHYVDTALPGGFKAQVVATSRLAAVRYREALLAARDEMVARLDALPAELRTAEAADRAASAEGIPGLGRARLRDVRAWPYRDLIARLDFVPVISGEQNEKDWRDWTDEARQKIVIEEFKKPLPAPDDPTPDPATTSTVAFLLVKSMLLTGFDAAVDQVIYLDRRIKEAELLQAIARVNRTARGKANGYVVDYFGVAKHLHAALEAYAAEDVDGALASITDELPLLADRHARVRALFTDRGQERFHTPADQEGCVQLLADDALRAAFQVAYRALTRSLETVLPRQEALPYVADTKAFGVIGLLARRRYDRDDADFDVSVYGEKVRRLIDNHIVALGISQKIPPVSLTDAQFDEKVGGLTSKRAKASEMEHALRHHISGMLDADPVRARTLSQQLSEILDRLRDQWDQLALELGDLIDKARAGRTAAENPDDAPDGVQLTPIERLFFDVLRAERVAEGKEMTPVAVEAVAELVTFIVDHLRREIGRVHFWGNAHAQQRLHSWITVAVSDVSIDGDDLFDQDRAEAIADQIVELARHNHAAVITTVPPTVG